TCCAGAGTCGTAGGACTAGGCGGGAAGCGCTCCGTTCCTAGCCTGATTCCTCTTTCACAGGGATATGGCCTGCCTTCTTGAACGCTCGCGTTGACAACTCGGCTTTGCTGCGTTACGTAGAGATTCCCAACTGACGGCGTGTATCCATGGCGTAACGCCATGATCTTGCGCCTGATCCGCCATAACCCGACGAAGCACGGCGATTAACTAGAGTCAAATGATCTGGTGAGTTCAGTTAACATCGACGTTTCAGCTGTTCTCACTCAATCCTCACAACCGGCTCGTCCTCAACCTCCACTGTAATCGTGTGACCTGCGTATGGAAATTCTATCCGGCCAACTCGGGCAGTCCCACTAATGGTTGGAGAAAAGATTGACTCCAGTGCATCTGGTTCGACGACGTCATAGAGTGGTGGAAGCTCTAGTGGGTCCGTGCCTTCAAGAGCGGCCACTCCGTCTACGATCTGTTCGCGTATCTCATGGCTCTTGCTCGCAAGAGACTGAGTCATTGATACTACGAGCCACAGCACTCTGGTAATACTTTTCGATATTATTGTTACCAGCAGTTATGGGCTCGGAGTAACTCCATTTTGAGTGGTGTTAACGCGTGACTCGTCGAAAGTTATCTCCTCGCCTCGGTTTGTTTCAGTTGCGTCTGCTCACCGGTGTACGATTGTTTAGTCATCAGCATTTGAACGGGTTTGATTATGAACGATCATAGATTTTCATCGCAAAAATATTGAAGAGGTTGTGGTTGCTATAGACTAGCATGACACCAAAACTCATGCTCAAGCCAGTAGACGATGTGCCCGCTGACTCCCGTGTTTGCCACTATGACGAACTAGAAGAAGGTGCAAAGGAGGAGTTTCCGACCCTTACAGAGTCAACTGGTGCTTCTGTCGATTGTTCAGTTGCAGATGGACTCCAGGGATGTGACCTCGTGAAGTACACGAACTACTACGAGGTCTCCGTCAGCTAATCGACATACTGTGATTCCCACTCCCGTCGCTCCTCAATTGCTCGCTCTCCGGAGTCCGTGATCACGTAGTAATTCGTCCGCCGGTCTAGCTGGCCCTTTTCGACTAACTCTTTGTTGACTATCGTATCGAGATTCGGATACAGCCGCCCATGATTGATGTCGCTACTGTAGTACTGCTCCACCTCTTCTTTGACATCCTGGCCAGATGGCTGGTCGGCACCGGCGATGACGTATAGGAGGTCTCGTTGGAACCCTGTGAGGTCGTCCATCTCAAGGGACAGTCCAACACATGATATGTTTGTTATATCCGGCGTATGAATTGTTAGGGGAATTGGTCGTACTTGTGGGCTTTCTCCTCGAATCTGTGTAACGACGCTACCACCAGAAGCTCAACACGAAGGGGCAGTTCTCGATATCGCTGGTGAAGCGATCGAACTCTGTGAATCCGCATATCTGCCTGAAGTTACACAGTCTCGCAAAGAGTCTGCACAGGAGCGTCTCGATCGTCTCTCGACACGAGTATCCGAGCGAGGCTGACCAAAGACCAAAGTAGCGTCAACGCGAATGTCAACGCGAGATGGGAACGGCTGATGAGCAGATCCGTGTGAGTAACACAGTGAAACGCGAACTGGAGAAACGGAAGCGCAAAGGCGAGAGTTACAACGATGTCCTTGAGCGTGTGCTCGGCGAGAATGTCATGGGCGACTTCTACGACGGATTTGGCCGCTGGTCCGATGAGGAATCTCAGAGCGTCCGTGAGGCGCGCCAGAAAGCCAAAGAGAAGCGGAAAAAACGGATGCGACGACGGGCAGACAATAGCGCATGAAGGTCCTTGATGCGTCGTTTCTGATCGACTATCTGGATGGTCTTGAGGAGACTCGCGACTTCTATGAATCCGCAGGCGGTGCTGATGTCCGCTGGGTGATGCCTGTCCCAGCGTACGCAGAGGTCCTTGTTGGTGAAGGGAATCTTCCGAACGGGGACGTCGATGGGGCTCGTGCAGACCTCTCCTGGGCCGAAGTCTACACTGTTGATGAGCGAACGGCAACAATTGCGGGCGAGGTCGCAGACGAAATCGCGCCTGGAGGTCCCTACCTCGATGGACCAGACGCGCTAATTGCAGCCGTAGGCCGCGAACTGGACGCGCCTGTCGTCTCTGGAGACGGAGATCTCACTCATGCAGAGACGAAAAAAGTCATCCAGGTCGAAGAGTACAAAAACTGATACACCACTCTTTTCCAGATTATCTTCGTTCCTATCCGCGGGAATTGATTACCCCACGATCGGTTAGAAATTTCACTCGTGGGGTAACCACATGGGAGATCAGAAATCGAGGACCACTGGCAGTAACGACGACTACTCGTCCAAATAGCTGCGTTCCCTACGGAGGTCAGCTTCGCCGCCACAAACGTTGTATCCGTGTTCGGAGTGATGCAGGGAAGAGGTCGAAGGTTTAGGATTCCTCTTCAGTAAGTAGTGAGCGGGCTCGCTGGACGTAGCTATTCGCGTCCCAACTTCGGGCAGCGCTGATGTCGTCGAGGAGTGTGAGTGCTTCATTGGATGTCAACTGATCAGTTCGAACAAACACTGAGAGTAGTGTTGGTGTCGTCACGAGTCGTGTATCGGCTAGAGATGCGTGGATCAGACCGAGGCAGTTGAATTCATCGCAGAGAAACAGCGTGGCATCAATATTGTTTGCAAGAGTGACTGCAGCGTTCTCACCATCGTCGAGTGGGAACTCAGCATCAAGATCAACTGACTGCACCGTCATCTCGGTGGTTTGAGCAAGAACCGTGCTAGCGGCTTGACCGTGGTCGTCATCGTACGAGGCAATCTCCTGTAGTTCCTCGACGACCATCTCTGGTACGAGTACGTCGTGGATATTCAGACATAGCGAGAGTGGATTTGGATTGGAGTCCGCGGCGATTCCGAGACTCACCAGTGCGGATGTGTCTGCTACTAATCTCGTCATCTATAGCTCGGCAACCTCGTCGACGAAGCCTTCGTCAAGCTGTTGTTTCAACACACGGAGGTTGGCGGCTTCCTCTGCCCCGACAAGCGCTTTGAGTTGCTCGTAGCTAATCTCGTCGTCGTAATAGGCAGCAGCGATTTCCTGGGTGAGTGCGTCGTCGTGAGCGGCGTCTTGGAGATACTCACGAAGCGCTGTCACGAGGATGTCTGTTCGATCTTCTCCAAGGACCGCAGCGAGTGCGTCAGCCCGGTCAATGAGTCGGTTGGGGGCCCGAAACTGCACGCGCTTTTTGTCGGTACTCATTATGTGTACATTGTGAGCCAACGCACTTAGCCGTTGTCGTGTGTACAATGTGAGCCCAAATGGGTTCGTAGGAAGGACGAAAAATGGCACCGCACGTCAATTGCGCCGCCACAATCGCTGCATCCGTGTTCGGAGTGATGACGAACCCTCATCTTTCTCGGAAGCTGTCTCAATGGTTCCCTCGAGGTCGTCCTCCTGTTGTTCAACGATTGGTCGCAACTGCTGGCGCTCTGCTGTGAGCTGTTCGATCTGGTCACGTTGGTCAGCAATGGTCTGCTCCAACTCGTCGATACGGGTCTCGAGAAGGTCGTTCTTTTCTTCGAGGTACACCCGATCAATCCCTATCGAGTCCGGTTCCGCGATACCACCTTCGAGAGTAGAAGCAGTATCGGTGTCAGTAGTAGCAACACCTACTGACGTCTCCACAGTAGACGTTGTCGGCTCGTAGAAGTCATCCGTCACAGCAATTGCGCGCTCGAGGGTCTTCTCTCCGTATGTCGATCCATCGGCGTGGTGGACGTCGTCCCATTTCCCTCGGATGAGCCCTGATTGTCGAAACAGCCGATCCATCTGTACGCGATTCCCACCCGTCCAGAACGCAAGCATACAACATAGTGCCATATCAGCTTCTGACTGGCTGTCGTATCCACTAGTATTCCCTCGCCACAGCTGATCGAACTTCTCCCCGTTGCCCGCCGAGCGGCCTTTCTCGAGAAGGGCTGAATCCTCGAGGCCGAGTACCTGCTTTTGTGGTGTGTCTTCGCTCTGGTTAATGTCGACGACAGCGTCTTCGTCATCGTCAGCTTCAGCGACGAACTCTTCGTGGATAGCCTCGAGGGCGTCTTGGCGTTCGTTGATCACCGTCGGTGTGCCACGCACGTGCTCCGCTGTGACGGTAAAGAAACGAGACTGATCGTACATCTCGATCCCACCTCGACGGTTTCGTCCAGGTGGGAGTTCTCCCTGAACGAGGACGTGATATCCCGTTCCCGACGGGGAGACCTCGGTGTATGAGTCCAGGTGCTTGACGATCTCCTTTGCCTCTTTGTCTGGTCGGCCAGTCTCTGGATCACGGCATTTGTCCAGGTCGATCCCAACGAGCGGATCGGTGCTCGTAAACACGAATCCGATTCCATCTGCTCGAGCAGATGCTTGATACTCGAGGGCTGTCTCGAGGTCGGGCCCCCGCGTTGCACAAGCTTTCCGTCGGGCACAGTCATCACAGGCATGGGAACGCGATCACGGCGGGAGTCAGCCGACGAGACGGTCATGCTCACCCACAAGGGCGAGTGGTACGTCGCGACTGACGAGACGACCGGGATCGCCAGCCAGGGCGAGACGAAAGCCGCCGCCCTCGAAAATATCGCCGAGTCGCTTGAGTTTCACGGGCGTCCGGTGCCGGCAGACGCTGGTAACTTGGAGTCGTCCTCGGCACCGTGACTCGACTGATTTCACTTTCACCTTTCTAAGGTGTTCCCTTGGCTTTGTTGAACTCCACGCAGCTTGACAGCTTTTAGTATCTGTGCTGAATACAGCGCGCGAGTCTTGCACGACGGTTCGGGCGAGGTAATCAAGATCAGTTAATCGAGGAACGGCACATATCGAATTTGAAGCCACGCTACAGAGGCAAATCTACGGAAGTTCCGAGACTAGTTTGAGCGCAATTGGAATAGCTTCAGCACCGTATTCAATTCGTTCGTATGCTTCTGGGGAACTCATTCCGGGACCGATTATACCGAACGTCACAGGAGTGTCACGGTTGAGGCTCACATCACTTAGTTTGGAAGCCGCCGTACGAGCGACAACCTGATCATGGTCGGTATCACCCGTGATTACAGCACCCAACACGGCGACTGCGTCGATATTCTCTCGGCGTGCAAGCCGATCAGCTGCCAGCGGAGTGTCGTAGACTCCCCGAACGTAGACTGTTTCCGCGAGTTCGGCCGTCCGACTATCGAGCTTTTCAAGTGCCACTGCTTCCATCTCTTCAGCCAACTCCTCGTAAAATTGTGTGATGACTAATCCAAGCGATGTCATTGCAGTTTTTGACTTACCGTAACCCCATATATTCGTTATGGATAACAAATTTGTTATACAGTAATCAAATGACAGGAGATATGCTGCGTTACCAGTTGCAACCGAACACCTGATTCATCCGAATCGACGTGCAATCAATGATGGCCAACTGCTGAATCCATCCTCTGGGCCTTGTTTGAACGCGTGATTTCACGGGTGTGAGTCCTCTATTGTGCGTTCGATGTTGCGGACGGCGGATTTCATGACAAGTTCACGGTATTGACTGAACCAGGTTCTTGACCAGAGCGTATCGCCGTATCTGCATCGGAGTCCGAAAAACACCGATTCAGCGTTCGATCGCTGGTTATACGCCCGATCCTTGATGAGCAAATTTTTCGCCCACCCCCGCATTCCAGGGTCTCGCTTCGGAATCAGCGGCGTGATACTTTCTGGACGCAACCTCGTGCGAATCTCTTCCCAGTCGTAGCCCTTATCGGCAGCGACAGTCGCCAACTCGTCGAGATTCCGCACTAGCACCTGCCAGCCGACCTGTATATCGTGCGGTTATTTCATCGAGCAGTGTTTATCGAGAATCACACTAGTTTCACAATTGATAAGCAGCGTCGTCTTCACCGCCTCAAACGTATAGTCCGTCCGTTTTGTATAGTGCTGGCTGGCCTGGACGCGATCGACACCGGTTGCGTCGATCGCCTGCACATCACCGAGATCATACAGTTCGACGGACTGATCAAGGATCGCTCGCCACCGCTTCATCGGAATCGCCTGCTTTCGCGTACACACCGTCGAGAAGTGTGGGACCGTTTCAGGCATCAATCCGAGTGATTTCGTCACTCTCGGCATCTCGCGGAGGACGTCCATCAGCTTCCGGTACGGATGGCCGAGATACTCTTTCAATCCCTGAACGGCGAGAATCAGCCAGTCAGCGTAACCTTCTTCTCCCGGACGGTAGGCCGGTGCTGGCGTTCCAACGACGGCTTTTTTGGGCGAGCGATACGACCATCTCTGTGAAGCGGGAGGCCTTCGTGTGCACAACGAACCCGTCCCGCATCACTTCCTAGTAGATTTGGTATTTTCTCCGAGCTACTAGCACGGCGATAAGAATTCGATCAGCTCTACACTGCTAACGTTTGAGCGTCTAAACAAGGCCCAGAGGATGGATTCAGCATGACCAACGTCATGGACGCACACTGTTACCGAGATGGGGCCGCTCATCCCCTATCCGTTCTTTAATTCGACTCGAAGAGCGTGATAGGGAATCGTGTCAATATTTTCGACTGCATGGGGGGGCTCTGGCTCCATCCATTCGGTCTCTGGTGGGGATCGCTCTGCGGTCTCATTTGCTTCTCGTTCTGGTGATTCGAATGCGACGTTCTCATCTTCATCGTAGTATCGTATTCGAGCCGCTCGATCAACGAGCATCACGCTCGGCCACCGGTGGGTGTGCATCGGCTCCTTTTCGCCGGGTAGAATGACGACTTCAACGACACGAACCTGTTCATTCTCCATTAGAACGATATGCGAGTCGGGGGCCGCCGTAACTGCGTCGAGTGATTGGGGCCACGGCCAGTCAGATGAATCGTCCACCATATTTGTTTAGATAATTGAAAGCATTACAAGTATTACGATTACAAAAGAGTGTATAGCGGTTGACTAGCGGAAGAGTGGATGACCGATACGCGGCTTGTATCTTGCAAAGACTCAGCAAACTACCGAATCACTGTCAGAAACGGTATGCAAGATACAGAGCATGAGTGCAGTACAACGGCTCTGTTTGTTTCACGCCGAGGACGATGAACCGTCTGCTCACTATACGTGCGAACCTAACGCCGTTTCTTCCATCAGCTAATATAGATGTAGAGAGAATCATGCTGAATACAGGGTTCGTATCTCGCATTAAAAGGACGTTCAAAACGAATGCTCCGGTTCGCTCAATCAGACGGCTCACCGAGCGTCCAGATGCGAATTGAACAGGTCTGGTGGGCCATCGAGGGACTCGGATGTTACTTTGAAACGTAGTTCTCATCGAGAGCGACGACTTCGTTCCGTTTCCGATCGACGAAGAGCGCATCCTGCCATTCACTCTCGTCGGAATCCGTCGCATCCGTATCGTCTTCAAGAGCTTCGAGTCGGGCGACGGTATCGAATTTGGCCGCAGAGAGCGATTCGTGACACCGCTCGCCGATTGCCTCGATTTTGTGTCGTGCTCCACCCGGCACGTAGACGAACTCCATCGGCCCGATTTCGAGCGTTTGATGGCTTCCATCTCCCCGTTCGAGGGTATATCTGGCTCGCCCGTCGAGACACAGATTTACCTCGTCGAGACCCGGGGCGTGTGTATGCCAATCGATCTTTTCGGGGGGCTCCATCTCGAAGTAGAGTAATCTGAACTCGTTCGTTCTGATAACCAGTGGAGTACTCCGAACACCTTCGGAATCCGTATCCTCGGAGTGCTCAGTCCCGATCTTGTACATTGTTTGGTCGGGAAGGTGAGTTCGGGAAAGTTCCTCGGGGGTCAGTTCTGATTTAGGAACCTCGTCCTTTACCATAACTGACCGTTATGTAGAATGACCTTATACTTATACATACAACAGAAAAATGATATACTGTTTGCAGAGTCTGCGAACAGATGATCTACACCGTGCTAATGAGAACCAAAGGAAACCAACTTGCTGCAAAGATCCTCTATATTCAGCAGACCGTTTCTGACGCCTATCCGAGAGGTTGATAGCTGCTCCGGTAACGCCTTTACCTGTATCTATCACTTCGGTCACTTCGAAGGGTACGAGAAGAGTTCTATGACACGCTCACTGTGAGCTGAATGCAGAACTTTGGGCCCGGCCATGGTAATAATTGACACAGTGGTGTGGGTTTATACGGATTTGAGCCGGTATCATCACCTGTCCTGGAGACCCACTGTGGCATCCTGCATACGATCCAACGGCTCTCCAGTGACGTACTCAGCTATCGCCGGCAAAACCCTGGCGTAAGTCAGGGTTTTCGGCCGGCTAAAAATGTGCAGAGTAATCAATAACTGTGCGTAGAGATCGATATTTCACTTCTCAGGATGTCGGCAAAACAGCCCATCGTTGGAATGGATTATATGAGCCCGAAATAGTTCTGAAAACGCGGATGAACGTTTGAGAGTCGCCCCTCAAGAACGACACACCACCACTGCCACCTCCCGTTTAAAGGAGCGACTACACCTTCACTTTTCGAATCGAGAACAACTTGTCTCGGTCAGTTCCCTCTTGTATTGATCGATCATCACCTCAGTAATCGACTTTCATCGAATGCAGCACTTTCGCTGTGTCTCTTGCAGAGACTCGATTAACTACCGATCTGTTGTCAGAAGCGGCGTGCAAGATACAGAGGATGTATGCAGCACAGTCATTTCATATATGGTACGTCATGTGTGGAATAAACTGATATATACTAACCAATTAGGGTAGGTCAAATCAACGCTTGACCTTAGGGAAGACATTTACATATTACTGCCAGACGGATTACTATGAACCGCCGTTCGTATCTTGTTGCCGGCTGTCTTACTTTCTCCAGCCTCGTCGCTGGCTGTACCTCGGATGGGTCTGCAGAACCAGAGTGCCACTTAATGCACGAAGTCGTAGAGTCGTCAGAGGACTACGGTGAGGTCGTTGAAACGTACAAATATGAAGAGTTGAGCAGTGACGCACAGCAGGTTGTTGAAGAGGCCGTCACCAATGGAAGTTATACAACCACGGACCAAAACCTCGAACCGACGGAATTCCGGTACTGGGATACAACGACTGTCTACAATGTCACCTACCAAAACAAGACACACGTACTGTTAACGTATACGGGCGAGGGGTGCGAAAGCCAGTAAATGGGTAGTACATATCCTGTATTGATCGATCGTCCCTCACCTGATTGGCCACCAACCACTGCCCCATTCGCGCTCTGGGGCTTGTTTAAACGTGCGAGATCAGTGGTGATAGCGCCTCACAACTTGTTCGATGTTTCTGACGGCAGCCTTTAGGACGACTTCTCTGAACTTCCCAAACCAGGTTCTCACCCGCACCGTCTAGCCGAATCGATGCATCAACGCAAAGAAGATCGCCTCGACGATCGACCGGCGGTAATACACGTTCTCGTCGTGTCGTGCGTTGTGCGCTTTGTCGAGTGCGTAGAATTCACGATGTTTGATCAACGGGCGGATGCCAGCCTCCCTGAGTTCGTGCCGGAGCGCGTCCCAGTCGTAGCTTTTGTCGGCGGTGGTCGTGGTCAGCTTGGCGAGATTTCTCGTGAGCACCTGCCGTCCAACTTGTGTATCGTGGGGCTGTTTCATCGAGCAGTGGACATCGAGAATGGCACTCGTATCGCAATCGACGAGAGCCGTCCTCTTGATATCGTCAAAGTTGTAGCCGACGCGGAGGACGTAGCGACGGCTGGCTTGATGACGTTTGAAGTCAGTGGCGTCGATCGCCTGGACGTCACCGAGTTCGTGCAGCGAGACAGATGACCGCAGTAACACCCGCCAGACGCGCATTTTGAGATCTTGTTTCTGCGTACAGACAGTGGTAAAATCCGGCAGCTGATCCACCGAAAGGCCGAGTTTCGCGACGATTCCGGGCATCTCGTGCAGCATATCGAGCAGTCGGCGGTAGGGTTGGTTTAGCTACTCTCGGAGGCAATGAATCGAGACGACTACCCAATCAGCATAGCCACCGTCACCCTTCTCTACCGCCGGTGCTGGCTCGCCAGTGACAGCGTTCTGGGACAAATCGACACATCGGTCGGTGAAGCGGGCAAGTTGAGACGGCATACTCGCTGCTTCCTCACTCAATCCCTCATAATCCCAGGCGAGGCGTCAACTGAACGGCGTTTAAACACGGCCAGAGCAGAGTATTCAGTAAGACCTGATCGAACCTCCATATTACTGTCACAAACGACGTGCTGAATCCAGAGCCCGAGTTCAACAGAAGCAGCGCTACGAGCAAGCAGAACACGACCGGTGACAGCGAACTGGTGCGGTCAGCTGATATTCACCTCGATTTATATCGCTTAGATGAGTAATTTGCAGCGATGATAAGAGCGCTGATTTGGCGGCATCAACTGGTGATGTTCGTTCTTGTGGCGTTCGGATGGACGTGGACCTGGGACGCCATCTACTATCTTCTCGGTTGGTGGGAAATCCTTCCGGTCACCTTCCCTCGACAGTGGGGACTCCCGATAGCCGCCGTCATCGTTCTGTGGGCAGGTGACGGATCACTACAGACGTGGAGTGAGAGGACGCTTGATTGGCGGGTTCATCCTGGGTTGTATCTCGTCGCACTGCTCGTCCCGTTCGTGATCACGAACGTACAACAAGTCGTCCGGGCACTCGGTGGCGGAACGCTGGCCTACGCCCCTCCGGCGTCACTGCTCGCTATCGCACTATTCCTTCTCGCCAACGTCGTTCTGTTCGGAGGGGTGGAAGAACTCGGTTGGCGAGGCTTCCTCCAGCCACGGCTACAAGAGCGCACGTCAGTCTTGACCGCGGGGCTCGGAATTGGAGTCCTATGGTGGGCGTGGCACTTTCCGCTGTTCTTTAGTGGCAAAGCGGCCTACTCTCTTGATCTGGTATCGCTACTGACGTACACAACCTTCATCGTCGGAGCAGCGACTGTACTCGGCGCGTTCGTCAACGTCACCGGCGGCAGGGTACTTCCAGTGATGCTGATGCATGCGACGGTCAACGTAGGGGCGCTCTTGGAGGGCGATGGCGGTCTGCTGGCCGGTTCCCAATTGGTCCCCTTGGTTGTCGGCTCGGGATTATGGTGGTTGACTATCGCCGTGCTCGTACTCCGGTACGGACGGACGATGGTGCCGAAATCCTCAGTCGAACCAGTATCGTGACTCGCGTGTGATCGACTCACGAATGCCTCTTTCTCGGGTTTACGCCCTGTCAGCTCTGGTGACAGTTGCTAACCACGCGCCCTGGATCTTGTTTAGACGCTCGAGATCATCCGAGTTAGAACGTAAGCGATTTCTCAATATTTCTGACAACTATTTTAAAGATGAGTTCTCGGAACTGTCCAAATCACGTTCTCAGCTTAAGTGTTGGCCCGAACCGTTTGCGTAACGCGAAGAATATTGATTCTGCGATAGAACGTTGATGGTAGGTTTCGTCACCTCTCGATTGCCGTGGGTTCAACCCCAGTGGGGGAACCCCACGACTTTAGCGGTGGAAGGATATTAGAATTGCCAGAGTCATCGACCGACCCTCAGAGTAGCTCGATAATCTGCTAGTACATGTCCGATACAGCTATTCCTACCGTTGATCCGTTTTAGGAAGTGAAAAACAGACAATGTTTCCTCGAGGCGAGCGCTCTTTGAAGGTGAGTTTCCCACCCAACGAATCAACACACCACTTCATGACCCACAAACCGACCCCTGAACCGTGATAGGTGCTGGATGTCTCGATCCGTTCATCGATTGCGTCGATTTCCATCTCAGGAATCGGTGGCCCATTATCGACGATTTGAATCTGACCTAATCCGCTGACGTTATCGTCATCGACAGTTACAGTGACCTTAGGCGTATCACAATCATTGTGTTCGACAGCATTCCTGATTGCGTGATCAAGTGCATAGGTCAGTCCTTCGTCAGCAGTTACCCACACGTCCGCTGAGGCGTCAGTAGTTAACTCACAGTCAGGATACGCAGCTTGGGCTGTTTTGACACGCTCTCGAGCGACGCGTCGGAGATTTCTCGAATAGCGCTTGGTCACGTCAGGGTCGGTGACTTGTTCGATTTCCTTGATAGAATTGCTCAGGTTACCGACTTCGGTTGCGACATCCAGAATCGTCTGTACCTCCTCTTCGAGGCGGTCGTCTTCAATTGCCGTTTGCAGTTGTTCGGCATATCCGATCAGTACCGACATATCGTTCCGGAGGTTGTGCCGGATTATCCGCGTGAGCAACTGTAACAGGTTTTCTCGAGACTTATATTCAGTAATGTCGTTGATTTGTCCGAGTACATATTGCGACCCATCGATCGTCGTCTCAGTAAGATAGACGTGAGTCCATCGGAATTCCCCGTTAACGCGTTCGATTTGCCACTCGAAGTACGGATGCTCGCCGCTGGCTGCTGTCTGGATGAAGTCGACAACCTCTGCCTGGGTAAACGGGGTTGACGGTGCCGTGTACTCGTCGACCTGTATCGCCCGGAGTTGGGCAGCGGAGTACCCAAATAGACGTTCTGTGTAGTCATTTACGTCGAGTATCTTCCCTGTGTGTGGCTGATAGAGG
This is a stretch of genomic DNA from Natronosalvus rutilus. It encodes these proteins:
- a CDS encoding type II toxin-antitoxin system HicB family antitoxin, yielding MGTRSRRESADETVMLTHKGEWYVATDETTGIASQGETKAAALENIAESLEFHGRPVPADAGNLESSSAP
- a CDS encoding PIN domain-containing protein, translating into MKVLDASFLIDYLDGLEETRDFYESAGGADVRWVMPVPAYAEVLVGEGNLPNGDVDGARADLSWAEVYTVDERTATIAGEVADEIAPGGPYLDGPDALIAAVGRELDAPVVSGDGDLTHAETKKVIQVEEYKN
- a CDS encoding PadR family transcriptional regulator, whose translation is MDDLTGFQRDLLYVIAGADQPSGQDVKEEVEQYYSSDINHGRLYPNLDTIVNKELVEKGQLDRRTNYYVITDSGERAIEERREWESQYVD
- a CDS encoding CPBP family intramembrane glutamic endopeptidase, translating into MIRALIWRHQLVMFVLVAFGWTWTWDAIYYLLGWWEILPVTFPRQWGLPIAAVIVLWAGDGSLQTWSERTLDWRVHPGLYLVALLVPFVITNVQQVVRALGGGTLAYAPPASLLAIALFLLANVVLFGGVEELGWRGFLQPRLQERTSVLTAGLGIGVLWWAWHFPLFFSGKAAYSLDLVSLLTYTTFIVGAATVLGAFVNVTGGRVLPVMLMHATVNVGALLEGDGGLLAGSQLVPLVVGSGLWWLTIAVLVLRYGRTMVPKSSVEPVS
- a CDS encoding HalOD1 output domain-containing protein, encoding MTQSLASKSHEIREQIVDGVAALEGTDPLELPPLYDVVEPDALESIFSPTISGTARVGRIEFPYAGHTITVEVEDEPVVRIE
- a CDS encoding ATP-binding protein, yielding MESEGARLPSIFNDLDVGIILYQPHTGKILDVNDYTERLFGYSAAQLRAIQVDEYTAPSTPFTQAEVVDFIQTAASGEHPYFEWQIERVNGEFRWTHVYLTETTIDGSQYVLGQINDITEYKSRENLLQLLTRIIRHNLRNDMSVLIGYAEQLQTAIEDDRLEEEVQTILDVATEVGNLSNSIKEIEQVTDPDVTKRYSRNLRRVARERVKTAQAAYPDCELTTDASADVWVTADEGLTYALDHAIRNAVEHNDCDTPKVTVTVDDDNVSGLGQIQIVDNGPPIPEMEIDAIDERIETSSTYHGSGVGLWVMKWCVDSLGGKLTFKERSPRGNIVCFSLPKTDQR
- a CDS encoding antitoxin VapB family protein; its protein translation is MGTADEQIRVSNTVKRELEKRKRKGESYNDVLERVLGENVMGDFYDGFGRWSDEESQSVREARQKAKEKRKKRMRRRADNSA
- the ribH gene encoding 6,7-dimethyl-8-ribityllumazine synthase encodes the protein MTSLGLVITQFYEELAEEMEAVALEKLDSRTAELAETVYVRGVYDTPLAADRLARRENIDAVAVLGAVITGDTDHDQVVARTAASKLSDVSLNRDTPVTFGIIGPGMSSPEAYERIEYGAEAIPIALKLVSELP
- a CDS encoding cupin domain-containing protein; this encodes MVKDEVPKSELTPEELSRTHLPDQTMYKIGTEHSEDTDSEGVRSTPLVIRTNEFRLLYFEMEPPEKIDWHTHAPGLDEVNLCLDGRARYTLERGDGSHQTLEIGPMEFVYVPGGARHKIEAIGERCHESLSAAKFDTVARLEALEDDTDATDSDESEWQDALFVDRKRNEVVALDENYVSK